Proteins encoded together in one Coffea arabica cultivar ET-39 chromosome 2c, Coffea Arabica ET-39 HiFi, whole genome shotgun sequence window:
- the LOC113727670 gene encoding transcription factor bHLH19 isoform X1, with the protein MDNPVSSSWFSELGMEDSFFNDQYDVMDFLDEEFLNANLSPEGNTNSSTFIPISTCSTTLSAFSTMDAPPISTERPAKQQKSDDLNSSSLGNIPNHHNQPMILTFGNPVMPAEINPQQINLEDDAVSEILKSHGSFVNLEEATRSSQKRKKTGGRTRPASQTYDHIVAERKRREQLSQRFVALSTLVPGLKKMDKTSVLGDAISYLKHLQERVKTLEEQAAKQNMESMVLVKRSQLLVEDEGSSDEMGGSDEQPLPEIEAKLCNKNILLRVHCRNYRGVLVKILSEVEMLNLTLIHTSVAPFGRLALDVTLMAEMEKEFNLTMQELVKSLQSALQRGKQGD; encoded by the exons ATGGATAATCCAGTGAGTAGTTCATGGTTCTCTGAGCTG GGAATGGAAGATTCATTTTTCAATGACCAATATGATGTTATGGATTTTCTGGATGAAGAATTCCTGAACGCAAATTTGTCCCCGGAAGGGAATACTAATTCCTCCACCTTCATTCCAATAAGCACTTGCAGTACCACTTTGTCTGCATTTTCAACCATGGATGCTCCTCCAATTAGTACTGAAAGACCGGCAAAACAGCAAAAGTCCGATGACTTGAACTCTTCCAGTCTTGGAAACATCCCAAATCATCATAATCAGCCAATGATTCTCACTTTTGGCAATCCAGTTATGCCCGCAGAAATAAATCCACAACAGATAAATCTTGAGGATGATGCCGTGTCTGAGATTTTGAAGtcccatggttcatttgtaaaCCTTGAGGAGGCAACCAGAAGTTCccagaagagaaagaaaacagGTGGCCGCACTAGGCCAGCATCGCAAACTTATGATCACATTGTAGCAGAAAGGAAGCGCCGCGAGCAGCTCAGCCAGAGATTTGTAGCTCTGTCAACTCTAGTTCCCGGCCTCAAGAAg ATGGATAAAACTTCTGTTCTTGGAGATGCTATCAGTTACTTGAAACATCTTCAGGAGCGAGTGAAGACGCTGGAGGAACAAGCAGCGAAACAGAACATGGAATCGATGGTGCTTGTGAAGAGATCACAGCTCCTAGTTGAAGATGAAGGATCATCAGATGAGATGGGTGGCTCTGATGAGCAGCCACTCCCTGAAATTGAAGCTAAATTATGCAATAAAAATATTCTTCTCCGAGTACACTGCCGAAATTATCGAGGGGTGCTGGTAAAAATTCTTTCTGAGGTGGAAATGCTGAATCTTACTCTTATCCACACAAGTGTTGCGCCATTTGGACGTTTGGCTCTTGATGTTACTCTTATGGCCGAG ATGGAGAAAGAATTCAACCTGACAATGCAGGAATTAGTTAAAAGTCTTCAATCCGCCCTTCAGCGGGGCAAGCAAGGCGATTGA
- the LOC113727670 gene encoding transcription factor bHLH19 isoform X2 gives MDNPVSSSWFSELGMEDSFFNDQYDVMDFLDEEFLNANLSPEGNTNSSTFIPISTCSTTLSAFSTMDAPPISTERPAKQQKSDDLNSSSLGNIPNHHNQPMILTFGNPVMPAEINPQQINLEDDAVSEILKSHGSFVNLEEATRSSQKRKKTGGRTRPASQTYDHIVAERKRREQLSQRFVALSTLVPGLKKERVKTLEEQAAKQNMESMVLVKRSQLLVEDEGSSDEMGGSDEQPLPEIEAKLCNKNILLRVHCRNYRGVLVKILSEVEMLNLTLIHTSVAPFGRLALDVTLMAEMEKEFNLTMQELVKSLQSALQRGKQGD, from the exons ATGGATAATCCAGTGAGTAGTTCATGGTTCTCTGAGCTG GGAATGGAAGATTCATTTTTCAATGACCAATATGATGTTATGGATTTTCTGGATGAAGAATTCCTGAACGCAAATTTGTCCCCGGAAGGGAATACTAATTCCTCCACCTTCATTCCAATAAGCACTTGCAGTACCACTTTGTCTGCATTTTCAACCATGGATGCTCCTCCAATTAGTACTGAAAGACCGGCAAAACAGCAAAAGTCCGATGACTTGAACTCTTCCAGTCTTGGAAACATCCCAAATCATCATAATCAGCCAATGATTCTCACTTTTGGCAATCCAGTTATGCCCGCAGAAATAAATCCACAACAGATAAATCTTGAGGATGATGCCGTGTCTGAGATTTTGAAGtcccatggttcatttgtaaaCCTTGAGGAGGCAACCAGAAGTTCccagaagagaaagaaaacagGTGGCCGCACTAGGCCAGCATCGCAAACTTATGATCACATTGTAGCAGAAAGGAAGCGCCGCGAGCAGCTCAGCCAGAGATTTGTAGCTCTGTCAACTCTAGTTCCCGGCCTCAAGAAg GAGCGAGTGAAGACGCTGGAGGAACAAGCAGCGAAACAGAACATGGAATCGATGGTGCTTGTGAAGAGATCACAGCTCCTAGTTGAAGATGAAGGATCATCAGATGAGATGGGTGGCTCTGATGAGCAGCCACTCCCTGAAATTGAAGCTAAATTATGCAATAAAAATATTCTTCTCCGAGTACACTGCCGAAATTATCGAGGGGTGCTGGTAAAAATTCTTTCTGAGGTGGAAATGCTGAATCTTACTCTTATCCACACAAGTGTTGCGCCATTTGGACGTTTGGCTCTTGATGTTACTCTTATGGCCGAG ATGGAGAAAGAATTCAACCTGACAATGCAGGAATTAGTTAAAAGTCTTCAATCCGCCCTTCAGCGGGGCAAGCAAGGCGATTGA